The Acipenser ruthenus chromosome 25, fAciRut3.2 maternal haplotype, whole genome shotgun sequence genome has a window encoding:
- the ppt1 gene encoding palmitoyl-protein thioesterase 1, whose protein sequence is MSASDLQLLLASCLFFAVFGSVRGANGTVPLVLWHGMGDSCCNPLSMGAVKKMVEIKIPGIYVLSLEIGKTVVEDTENGFFMNVNDQVSLVCDTLARDPQLKEGYNAMGFSQGGQFLRAVAQRCPSPPMRNLISIGGQHQGVYGLPHCPGQSSHICDWIRKMLNSGAYTGMVQNHLVQAQYWHDPLNEELYRNHSLFLADINQERVLNESYKKNLQALRSFVMVKFLRDSMVEPIDSEWFGFYKPGQAKETETLQESALYKEDRLGLQALDKAGKLVFLSSDGDHLQFTDAWFNTNILPYLH, encoded by the exons atGTCTGCTTCCGACCTGCAGCTTCTCCTCGCCTCATGTTTGTTTTTCGCCGTGTTCGGCTCGGTTCGGGGAGCGAACGGGACGGTGCCGCTGGTTCTGTGGCATGGAATGG GTGACAGCTGCTGTAACCCGCTCAGCATGGGCGCTGTGAAGAAGATGGTGGAGATCAAGATTCCTGGGATCTACGTGCTGTCCCTGGAGATCGGGAAAACCGTTGTCGAG GACACAGAGAATGGGTTCTTCATGAACGTCAATGATCAGGTGTCTCTGGTGTGCGACACGCTGGCTCGAGACCCCCAGCTGAAAGAGGGGTACAACGCCATGGGCTTCTCACAGGGGGGGCAGTTCCT gaggGCGGTGGCTCAGAGGTGTCCTTCTCCCCCAATGAGGAACCTGATCTCCATCGGAGGACAGCACCAag gagtGTACGGGCTCCCCCACTGTCCTGGCCAGAGCTCTCATATCTGTGACTGGATCCGCAAGATGCTCAACTCTGGCGCGTACACCGGGATGGTGCAGAACCA tctggTGCAGGCTCAGTACTGGCACGACCCGCTCAATGAGGAGCTGTACCGGAACCACAGCCTGTTCCTCGCTGACATCAACCAGGAGAGG GTGCTGAATGAGTCCTACAAGAAGAACCTGCAGGCTCTGCGCAGCTTCGTGATGGTCAAGTTCCTCCGGGACTCCATGGTGGAGCCCATTGACTCTGAg tggtttGGATTCTACAAGCCGGGCCAGGCGAAGGAGACCGAGACTCTGCAGGAGAGCGCTCTGTACAAGGAG GATCGGCTGGGTCTGCAGGCCCTGGATAAGGCAGGGAAGCTGGTGTTTCTCTCCTCTGACGGAGACCACCTGCAGTTCACAGACGCCTGGTTCAACACAAACATCCTTCCCTACCTGCACTGA